The segment GGCCGGCGCTGGTGTTCGCGCACAACAAGACCCTCGCCGCGCAGCTGTGCCAGGAGTTCCGCGCGTTCTTCCCAGAGAACTCGGTGCAGTATTTCATCAGCTACTACGACTACTATCAGCCCGAGGCTTATGTGCCTGGAAGCGACCTCTACATCGAGAAGGACGCCAGCGTGAACGAGGAGATCGAGCGGTTGCGCCACGCGGCGACCCAGGCGCTTCTGCAGCGGCGCGACGTGATCGTCATCGCTAGTGTTTCTTGCATTTATGGACTTGGCTCTCCAGACGAGTACTTGGACCAGGCTATCACCTTTGAAAAGGGACAAGAGTTCGTATTCGATGAGGCTTTGAAGAAGCTGATCATCATGCAGTTCGTGCGCAACGACACCGTTCTTTCGCGCGGGACTTTCCGTGTGAAGGGAGACCTGCTGGAGATACAGCCCAAGGACGAGGAGATCGTGACGCGGGTCGAGTTTTTCGGCGATACCGTTGAAAGGATAAGACTGATCGATCCGCTGACGATGGAGGTGATCGACGAGCCCACGAAGTGCAGCGTGTTCCCAGCGACGCACTACGTGACGCCGTGGGAGCGGCTAGACACCGTGCTCGAGCAGATCAACAAGGAGCGCGACATACAGGTCGCGTATTTTGAGAGCGAAGGGAAGTTGCTGGAAGCGCAGCGGCTGAAGCAGCGCACGGACTTCGACCTTGAGATGATCCGCGAGATCGGTTACTGCAACGGAATCGAGAACTACTCGCGGTACTTCGACGGTCGCAAGCCGGGCCAGCCGCCGTACACTTTGCTCGACTTCCTCCCGAAGGACGCGATCGTTTTCATCGACGAGTCGCACGCGACACTGCCGCAGATCAGGGCGATGTACAACGGCGACCGGCAGCGGAAGTCGGTGCTCGTGGACTACGGGTTCCGTCTGCCTTCGGCTTTGGACAATCGGCCTCTGCAATTCGAAGAGTTCTTGCAGCGCGTTCCGCAGATGGTGTTCGTTTCGGCGACGCCGGGGCCGTTCGAGGCGGAGAACGAGGCGCAGCGGGTCGAGCAGATCATCAGACCGACATACGTCGTCGATCCGGACATCTCGGTTCGTCCGACGATGGGGCAGATCGACGATCTGATCGGCGAGATTCAGAAGCGAGCCGATCGTAACGAGCGTACGCTGGTCACGACACTGACGAAGAGGATGGCCGAAGACCTGACCGGATATCTAGAGGATTTAGGCGTTAAAGTTAACTATATC is part of the Armatimonadota bacterium genome and harbors:
- the uvrB gene encoding excinuclease ABC subunit UvrB; translation: MSIVQYDSAFQLSQDFSPKGDQAKAIAQLCEGLDNGYRYQTLLGATGTGKTYTMASVIQQTQRPALVFAHNKTLAAQLCQEFRAFFPENSVQYFISYYDYYQPEAYVPGSDLYIEKDASVNEEIERLRHAATQALLQRRDVIVIASVSCIYGLGSPDEYLDQAITFEKGQEFVFDEALKKLIIMQFVRNDTVLSRGTFRVKGDLLEIQPKDEEIVTRVEFFGDTVERIRLIDPLTMEVIDEPTKCSVFPATHYVTPWERLDTVLEQINKERDIQVAYFESEGKLLEAQRLKQRTDFDLEMIREIGYCNGIENYSRYFDGRKPGQPPYTLLDFLPKDAIVFIDESHATLPQIRAMYNGDRQRKSVLVDYGFRLPSALDNRPLQFEEFLQRVPQMVFVSATPGPFEAENEAQRVEQIIRPTYVVDPDISVRPTMGQIDDLIGEIQKRADRNERTLVTTLTKRMAEDLTGYLEDLGVKVNYIHSEVHSLDRPEILRDLRLGVYDVVVGVNLLREGLDLPEVTLVAILDADKEGFLRSDTSLIQTMGRAARNIGSEVILYADEMTGSMQRAIEETNRRREIQQKYNDEHGIEPQTVKKEVRDTVRSYQAVAEIRSQYNADVQGALDPDQPIRVEDIPIVIGQLEKRMKELAKEMEFERAAAVRDEISELRRTLGVSDGRIGVEKRKLPGRRRR